In Juglans microcarpa x Juglans regia isolate MS1-56 chromosome 8D, Jm3101_v1.0, whole genome shotgun sequence, the following are encoded in one genomic region:
- the LOC121242621 gene encoding protein SAR DEFICIENT 1-like, with product MAAKRFFNESESNQDQPGEKRRRPRSFASVIGEVVMVNSMQNIFSGLEPLLRRVVKEEVENGLKRCSHSLTRSPSLRIQALEPSSLRLIFRTKLSLPIFTGSKIADIDNNPLQVLLVDKSGDTMLPIHLPHPIKIEIVVLDGDFLAGQDCGTETWTSKDYDNKIVKERTGKRPLLAGELVVTMRDGVAPIGDIEFTDNSSWIRSRKFRLGAKVAPGSYQGIRISEAMTEAFVVKDHRGELYKKHHPPALGDEVWRLEKIGKEGAFHKKLQNERINTVQEFLKLYIVDAQKLRKILGPGMSEKMWEVTIRHARTCVLGNKLYLFRRNEHIIFLNPICQVVRAVIDGQLYPTRDLNNINRNSIQELARAAYVNWSSLQEVDGTLMHETPLLTQGETINEQYPNHHQQLSMVKSFHYEQDHDHQGYNIVDRSTIDMVYGGLGDHEHMVRSSCSDWIISMPIENGINYTAISDQSSSSGEFMPSKLPFLLHD from the exons ATGGCAGCCAAACGCTTTTTTAATGAATCAGAATCCAACCAAGATCAGCCAGGCGAGAAACGGAGGAGACCCAGATCTTTTGCTTC TGTCATTGGAGAAGTGGTTATGGTGAATTCCATGCAGAACATCTTCTCAGGCTTGGAACCTTTGCTCAGAAGAGTG GTGAAGGAGGAGGTGGAGAATGGTCTAAAGCGATGTTCCCACTCATTGACTAGGTCTCCGTCCTTGCGAATCCAAGCACTAGAACCCTCAAGCCTCCGATTGATTTTCAGAACCAAGCTTTCACTCCCAATATTCACTGGAAGTAAGATTGCAGACATTGACAATAATCCACTCCAAGTTCTTCTTGTAGACAAGAGTGGCGATACGATGCTTCCAATACATCTGCCTCACCCAATCAAAATAGAGATTGTTGTTCTTGATGGTGACTTCCTTGCTGGTCAAGATTGTGGTACAGAAACTTGGACTAGCAAAGATTATGATAACAAAATTGTGAAGGAGAGAACCGGCAAGCGGCCACTTCTTGCCGGAGAGTTAGTTGTGACCATGAGAGATGGAGTCGCCCCAATTGGAGATATAGAGTTCACTGACAATTCCAGTTGGATCCGGAGCCGCAAATTCCGGCTCGGTGCAAAAGTGGCACCGGGAAGCTATCAAGGTATTAGGATCTCCGAAGCCATGACTGAAGCTTTTGTTGTCAAAGATCACCGAGGAGAAT TGTACAAAAAGCATCATCCACCAGCACTGGGGGACGAAGTTTGGCGCCTCGAGAAGATAGGGAAAGAGGGAGCTTTCCACAAGAAGCTGCAAAATGAGAGAATTAACACTGTGCAGGAGTTCTTGAAGTTGTATATTGTTGACGCTCAAAAGCTTAGAaag ATTTTAGGTCCTGGAATGTCTGAGAAAATGTGGGAAGTAACCATAAGGCATGCAAGGACTTGTGTTTTGGGCAACAAATTATACCTTTTCCGGAGAAATGAGCATATCATCTTCTTGAATCCTATATGCCAAGTCGTTAGGGCTGTGATAGATGGGCAACTCTACCCTACAAGGGACCTCAACAACATCAATAGG AACTCCATTCAGGAATTGGCAAGGGCAGCATATGTGAATTGGAGTTCCTTGCAAGAGGTCGATGGAACTTTAATGCATGAGACTCCCTTACTCACACaag ggGAGACAATTAATGAGCAATATCCCAATCATCATCAGCAGCTATCAATGGTGAAATCATTTCATTATGAGcaagatcatgatcatcaggGGTATAATATAGTTGATAGAAGTACCATTGATATGGTGTATGGAGGTTTAGGCGATCATGAACACATGGTCAGGTCATCATGTAGTGACTGGATAATTAGCATGCCTATCGAAAATGGCATCAATTATACGGCCATCTCAGATCAGTCGTCATCGAGCGGCGAGTTTATGCCTTCAAAGCTGCCATTCCTCCTCCATGACTAG
- the LOC121242623 gene encoding protein SAR DEFICIENT 1-like isoform X1, producing the protein MSGKRLFSESQYKEDEPADKRLKPRRLSLASVIGKVIKLNSMNKLLSDLEPWLRRWVNEELENALRRCNSHLFTRFHPLENQAEVETSSCLQLMFSKKVLPSTLFTASKIADMDNNPLQLVLVDQRSPSTSTGDRVLVPLGDLSLYPIKIEIVVLNGEFPLGGGETWSSEEFNQNIVKERAGKRPLLAGELCVTMRQGLGLVGKIEFTDNSSWIRCRKFRLGAKVAPGSYKGTVRIQEAITEAFVVKDHRGESYKKKHPPMLEDEVWRLEKIGRNGIFHTKLSSQGINSVQDFLKLYVVDAPRLREILGPGMSEKMWQITIRHAMTCVLGNKLYSFQGNDNCVIILNPICHVVKAFIDGQLFLFPAASDDLSVQTKYHIQSLVRAAYENWNSLQLFEY; encoded by the exons ATGTCGGGGAAACGATTGTTTAGCGAATCCCAATACAAGGAAGATGAGCCAGCAGACAAACGACTAAAACCTAGACGGCTTTCTCTTGCTTC TGTTATTGGAAAAGTGATCAAGCTGAATTCCATGAACAAACTTTTATCAGACTTGGAACCTTGGCTTAGGAGATGG GTGAATGAAGAGTTGGAAAATGCTCTAAGGCGCTGTAATTCCCACCTTTTTACTCGGTTTCATCCATTGGAAAACCAAGCAGAAGTGGAGACATCAAGCTGCTTGCAACTTATGTTTAGTAAGAAGGTTTTACCTTCTACTTTATTCACAGCAAGCAAGATTGCAGACATGGACAACAATCCCCTTCAACTTGTTCTTGTAGATCAGAGAAGTCCTAGTACTAGTACTGGAGATCGAGTGCTGGTTCCACTTGGGGATCTGTCTTTATACCCaatcaaaatagaaattgtTGTACTAAATGGTGAATTCCCTCTTGGGGGCGGTGAAACTTGGAGTAGTGAGGAGTTTAATCAGAACATTGTGAAGGAGAGAGCCGGCAAACGGCCTTTGCTTGCCGGAGAGTTGTGTGTTACCATGAGGCAGGGGCTTGGCCTGGTCGGAAAGATAGAATTTACAGACAATTCAAGCTGGATCCGGTGCCGGAAATTTAGGCTTGGTGCAAAGGTTGCACCAGGAAGTTACAAAGGAACAGTGAGGATCCAGGAAGCCATTACTGAAGCTTTTGTCGTCAAAGATCATCGTGGAGAAT CGTACAAGAAGAAGCATCCACCAATGTTGGAGGACGAAGTTTGGCGTCTAGAGAAGATTGGGAGAAATGGAATTTTCCATACGAAGCTGAGCTCTCAAGGCATCAACTCAGTTCAAGATTTCTTGAAGTTGTATGTTGTCGACGCTCCAAGGCTTAGAGAG ATTTTAGGTCCTGGAATGTCTGAGAAAATGTGGCAAATAACCATAAGGCACGCTATGACTTGTGTTTTGGGAAACAAACTGTACAGTTTCCAGGGAAATGATAATTGCGTCATTATCCTTAATCCAATATGCCATGTTGTTAAAGCTTTCATTGATGGGCAACTATTCCTATTCCCTGCAGCTAGTGATGATCTTTCTGTTCAAACG AAGTATCATATTCAGAGTTTGGTGAGGGCAGCATATGAAAATTGGAATTCCTTGcaattatttgaatattga
- the LOC121242623 gene encoding protein SAR DEFICIENT 1-like isoform X2, with the protein MNKLLSDLEPWLRRWVNEELENALRRCNSHLFTRFHPLENQAEVETSSCLQLMFSKKVLPSTLFTASKIADMDNNPLQLVLVDQRSPSTSTGDRVLVPLGDLSLYPIKIEIVVLNGEFPLGGGETWSSEEFNQNIVKERAGKRPLLAGELCVTMRQGLGLVGKIEFTDNSSWIRCRKFRLGAKVAPGSYKGTVRIQEAITEAFVVKDHRGESYKKKHPPMLEDEVWRLEKIGRNGIFHTKLSSQGINSVQDFLKLYVVDAPRLREILGPGMSEKMWQITIRHAMTCVLGNKLYSFQGNDNCVIILNPICHVVKAFIDGQLFLFPAASDDLSVQTKYHIQSLVRAAYENWNSLQLFEY; encoded by the exons ATGAACAAACTTTTATCAGACTTGGAACCTTGGCTTAGGAGATGG GTGAATGAAGAGTTGGAAAATGCTCTAAGGCGCTGTAATTCCCACCTTTTTACTCGGTTTCATCCATTGGAAAACCAAGCAGAAGTGGAGACATCAAGCTGCTTGCAACTTATGTTTAGTAAGAAGGTTTTACCTTCTACTTTATTCACAGCAAGCAAGATTGCAGACATGGACAACAATCCCCTTCAACTTGTTCTTGTAGATCAGAGAAGTCCTAGTACTAGTACTGGAGATCGAGTGCTGGTTCCACTTGGGGATCTGTCTTTATACCCaatcaaaatagaaattgtTGTACTAAATGGTGAATTCCCTCTTGGGGGCGGTGAAACTTGGAGTAGTGAGGAGTTTAATCAGAACATTGTGAAGGAGAGAGCCGGCAAACGGCCTTTGCTTGCCGGAGAGTTGTGTGTTACCATGAGGCAGGGGCTTGGCCTGGTCGGAAAGATAGAATTTACAGACAATTCAAGCTGGATCCGGTGCCGGAAATTTAGGCTTGGTGCAAAGGTTGCACCAGGAAGTTACAAAGGAACAGTGAGGATCCAGGAAGCCATTACTGAAGCTTTTGTCGTCAAAGATCATCGTGGAGAAT CGTACAAGAAGAAGCATCCACCAATGTTGGAGGACGAAGTTTGGCGTCTAGAGAAGATTGGGAGAAATGGAATTTTCCATACGAAGCTGAGCTCTCAAGGCATCAACTCAGTTCAAGATTTCTTGAAGTTGTATGTTGTCGACGCTCCAAGGCTTAGAGAG ATTTTAGGTCCTGGAATGTCTGAGAAAATGTGGCAAATAACCATAAGGCACGCTATGACTTGTGTTTTGGGAAACAAACTGTACAGTTTCCAGGGAAATGATAATTGCGTCATTATCCTTAATCCAATATGCCATGTTGTTAAAGCTTTCATTGATGGGCAACTATTCCTATTCCCTGCAGCTAGTGATGATCTTTCTGTTCAAACG AAGTATCATATTCAGAGTTTGGTGAGGGCAGCATATGAAAATTGGAATTCCTTGcaattatttgaatattga
- the LOC121242379 gene encoding uncharacterized protein LOC121242379, which yields MGANEDGMHPFDINMPYNSPSTPVDYSPFSDSFEMPPYMPYPPPSNPDDLRQEVPPTSIVPTVVEFEQNLGSTSRMTAESFLDAEEMVFDINEDLEGTTVVQDAEVRVEAPRFGMQFDSMKDLTAYYK from the exons ATGGGGGCAAACGAAGATGGAATGCATCCTTTTGATATAAATATGCCCTACAATTCCCCGAGCACTCCGGTAGACTATAGCCCATTTTCTGATTCATTTGag ATGCCACCTTATATGCCCTACCCTCCGCCGAGTAATCCAGATGACTTGAGGCAAGAAGTGCCCCCGACGTCAATTGTGCCAACCGTTGTAGAATTTGAACAAAATCTTGGAAGTACATCACGGATGACTGCTGAAAGTTTTCTTGATGCCGAAG aaATGGTCTTTGACATAAATGAAGATTTAGAAGGTACCACTGTTGTCCAGGATGCTGAGGTACGAGTTGAAGCACCAAGATTTGGGATGCAATTTGATAGTATGAAAGATCTTACAGCCTACTATAAGTAG